The proteins below are encoded in one region of Armatimonadota bacterium:
- a CDS encoding type II secretion system F family protein, translating to MAVFSYKVKDGSGHTLTGRLEAGNRREAVASLQGMGYWVLDAREIGDRCRGSSSPLALLTRWFSTPIFGGAPVKALSVYYRQLATMVAAGMSLAQVLDSLGRKAPTGRLSAVSREAARHVQGGGQLSDAFARHPSLFPDIHISLLKAGEAGGSMDLMLNRIADYLEREHALRQRLRMATLYPKMLLLAFIFIPSAPKLVLSGSKEYLETTLPQLIGILLWIGVIWVAYRLLYQVAAFRWAADMLKLVVPGVGALVRMLALSKFYRALGSLYGAGTSPYQAIVRSADACGNLYLARRLREAAPAVQNGGAFTDAMRHAGVMPPLALDMLATGEATGSIPEMMDKVAEFAESESEVGIHRLTMILGVLLILAAGVYIGIQVVGFYIHQYAGALELT from the coding sequence ATGGCTGTTTTTTCCTATAAAGTGAAGGATGGGTCGGGCCACACTCTTACGGGGCGTCTTGAGGCCGGCAATCGGCGCGAGGCGGTGGCTTCGCTCCAGGGTATGGGTTACTGGGTGCTCGATGCGCGCGAGATCGGGGACCGTTGCCGCGGGTCGAGCAGTCCGCTCGCTCTTCTCACGCGGTGGTTCAGTACGCCGATATTCGGAGGCGCGCCGGTCAAGGCTCTTTCCGTATACTACCGCCAACTTGCAACGATGGTGGCTGCGGGGATGAGTCTCGCGCAAGTCCTTGACTCCCTCGGACGCAAGGCGCCGACCGGGCGTCTCAGCGCGGTGTCCCGAGAGGCGGCTCGACATGTCCAGGGCGGGGGCCAACTGAGCGATGCTTTCGCCCGGCACCCGTCGCTCTTTCCGGATATACACATCAGCCTGCTGAAAGCAGGTGAGGCGGGCGGCTCGATGGACCTGATGCTGAACCGGATTGCCGATTACCTGGAGAGGGAGCACGCCCTTCGTCAGCGGCTCCGCATGGCGACTCTGTATCCGAAGATGCTGCTGCTGGCGTTCATATTCATCCCGTCGGCCCCGAAGCTCGTGCTCTCAGGTTCAAAGGAGTATCTGGAGACCACTCTCCCGCAACTGATCGGCATCCTGCTCTGGATCGGAGTGATCTGGGTTGCCTACAGACTGCTATACCAGGTAGCCGCATTTCGATGGGCGGCCGATATGCTGAAACTCGTAGTTCCTGGAGTCGGCGCGCTCGTGAGGATGCTTGCGCTGTCGAAGTTCTACCGGGCGCTTGGCAGCCTCTACGGCGCTGGGACCAGCCCGTATCAGGCGATCGTGCGCTCGGCTGACGCCTGCGGAAATCTCTATCTCGCGAGAAGGCTTCGCGAGGCGGCTCCGGCCGTTCAGAACGGTGGCGCGTTCACCGATGCGATGCGGCATGCCGGAGTGATGCCGCCGCTGGCCCTGGATATGCTCGCGACCGGCGAGGCAACCGGCAGCATTCCCGAAATGATGGACAAGGTCGCGGAGTTCGCTGAGAGCGAGTCCGAAGTCGGGATTCACAGGTTGACGATGATTCTCGGTGTGCTGTTGATACTCGCCGCCGGGGTCTACATAGGCATCCAGGTTGTCGGCTTCTACATACACCAGTATGCTGGAGCGCTCGAACTGACTTAG
- a CDS encoding family 10 glycosylhydrolase, with protein sequence MKRITLATLMALTCVAPVLAVGKSPGKVGAYVFLARTHSPDAQSLRALVNEAADAGIQFLMPYARTTEGYAFYDSRIMPQIPRPYDALEVVIEAAHARGMEVHPWFVVTADGYNEMSPILQQHPDWCMVDVNGKRVGWIDPSSPEARQHVVSVLKEIAANYDIDGINLDYLRYATPGRYCFCERCTNAFEQRFHLDAKAANSAEPGSRDWAKWRLFRFRQTNQFMRELRAGLREVKPEATMSAYVWGAQTYGKGYNICQDWKTWMDEGQLDWVNPMGYYDIPREYLAAARWNRELAADIPMHVTLTRYFRRDPQKSLETAKTQIRDAMKLGADGVVLFHVEGFRPMLKDLSPLLHDVASGKLDRRP encoded by the coding sequence ATGAAACGCATCACTCTCGCCACACTGATGGCCCTGACATGCGTCGCGCCCGTCCTGGCCGTCGGTAAGTCGCCGGGGAAGGTCGGCGCATACGTGTTTCTTGCCCGCACGCACTCGCCGGATGCCCAAAGCCTGCGGGCGCTCGTCAACGAGGCCGCCGATGCGGGGATTCAGTTCCTCATGCCGTACGCGCGCACGACCGAGGGGTACGCGTTCTACGACAGCAGGATTATGCCGCAGATTCCCAGGCCCTACGATGCGCTTGAGGTCGTCATCGAGGCCGCCCACGCTCGAGGTATGGAGGTTCACCCCTGGTTCGTAGTCACGGCCGACGGCTACAACGAGATGTCCCCGATCCTGCAGCAGCACCCGGACTGGTGCATGGTCGACGTCAACGGCAAGCGGGTAGGGTGGATCGATCCGTCGTCCCCCGAGGCCCGACAGCACGTGGTCTCGGTCCTCAAGGAGATCGCTGCCAACTACGACATAGACGGCATCAACCTCGACTACCTGCGCTACGCGACTCCCGGCAGGTACTGCTTCTGCGAGCGGTGCACGAATGCCTTCGAGCAGCGGTTTCACCTCGATGCCAAGGCCGCGAACAGCGCCGAGCCGGGATCGCGCGACTGGGCGAAGTGGCGCCTCTTCAGGTTCCGTCAGACGAACCAGTTCATGCGCGAACTCCGTGCTGGTCTGAGAGAGGTCAAACCCGAGGCCACGATGAGTGCGTACGTCTGGGGAGCGCAGACCTACGGCAAGGGCTACAATATCTGCCAGGACTGGAAGACCTGGATGGACGAGGGACAGCTCGACTGGGTCAATCCGATGGGCTACTACGACATTCCGCGCGAGTACCTCGCGGCGGCGCGGTGGAACCGCGAACTGGCGGCCGACATCCCGATGCACGTGACGCTGACCCGGTACTTCAGGCGCGACCCGCAGAAGTCGCTGGAGACCGCGAAGACCCAGATCCGGGACGCGATGAAACTCGGGGCCGACGGCGTCGTCCTCTTCCACGTGGAGGGGTTCCGCCCGATGCTGAAGGACCTCTCTCCGCTACTCCACGATGTGGCATCCGGCAAGCTCGACCGCAGGCCGTGA
- a CDS encoding pantoate--beta-alanine ligase, with protein MKIVQRIADVRDQVRMAGVGGSTVGFVPTMGYFHDGHLALMRKAREENGLVVVSLFVNPTQFGPDEDLSSYPRNLDRDAAMAEGVGVDLLFVPSVEEMYPDGCCTHVEVEGLSRGLCGASRPGHFRGVTTIVAKLLNIVQPARAYFGMKDYQQLKVVERMARDLDVPVEIVAVPTVRDPDGLAMSSRNSYLSVEERRAALVVPKSLDYAEDLIGGGVRDTAGLRDRIRDFVVREPLARIDYVEVVDSESLEPLDRVEGTAVVAVAVRIGRTRLIDNRIVGLEGRTDGVRPSES; from the coding sequence GTGAAGATCGTCCAGCGGATCGCCGATGTTCGCGATCAAGTGAGAATGGCCGGAGTCGGCGGTAGCACGGTCGGCTTCGTGCCGACGATGGGCTACTTCCACGACGGGCATCTGGCCCTCATGCGCAAGGCTCGCGAGGAAAACGGACTGGTCGTCGTGAGTCTCTTCGTGAACCCGACCCAGTTCGGACCCGATGAAGATCTGTCATCCTATCCGCGCAACTTGGATCGCGACGCGGCTATGGCTGAGGGTGTGGGCGTTGATCTGCTGTTCGTCCCTTCGGTGGAGGAGATGTACCCGGATGGCTGCTGCACTCATGTCGAGGTCGAGGGTCTTTCGAGAGGGCTGTGCGGTGCTTCGCGCCCGGGGCACTTCAGGGGCGTAACTACCATCGTCGCGAAGCTCCTGAACATCGTCCAACCGGCTCGGGCCTACTTCGGAATGAAGGACTATCAGCAGCTCAAGGTTGTCGAGCGCATGGCCCGGGACCTCGATGTGCCCGTGGAGATCGTGGCGGTTCCGACGGTCCGCGATCCTGACGGGCTCGCAATGTCCTCTCGCAACTCGTACTTGAGTGTGGAGGAACGCCGAGCTGCGCTCGTAGTGCCGAAGTCGCTCGACTACGCGGAGGATCTCATTGGAGGCGGAGTCCGAGACACGGCCGGCTTGCGGGACAGGATACGGGATTTTGTCGTACGGGAGCCGCTGGCGCGGATTGACTACGTGGAGGTCGTGGATTCGGAGAGCTTGGAGCCGCTTGATCGTGTCGAGGGGACGGCAGTCGTCGCGGTGGCTGTGCGGATTGGCAGGACGAGGTTGATTGACAATCGGATAGTGGGGTTGGAGGGGCGCACCGATGGCGTGCGCCCCTCTGAGTCCTAG
- the selB gene encoding selenocysteine-specific translation elongation factor: MKNIIVGTAGHVDHGKTTLIHALTGINTDRLREEQERGMTIDLGFASLTLPNGQRVGIVDVPGHERFLKNMLAGAGGVDVALMVIAADESVMPQTTEHLEILQLLEVKRGVIALTKADLVEEEWLAVVADDIRAGLADTFLADAPILPVSGTTGMGMPELLDALQTACDAVERRDSSGAFRIPIDRVFTLTGFGTVITGTLASGTIRVGDPVEVLPPGLESRARQIQVHGQKVDQAEAGTRVAVNLAGIEVADLARGDVVATPGTLKASAVLDVRISLLGKTPHPLKNRARVRFHAGTAEILGRLTLLDRDELKSGDAAYAQFRAETPTAVSRGDRFVIRSYSPMVTIGGGVVVDAAARKHKRFDAGTISSLDTASRGTPEELLEQMLKQAVAGIAPPELLKKAEIPNPEALLESLRRAGRAVTLNGGKLIHASVLSQYSSRMKATLSDFHARHPLRPGMSREELRGATARGMDNRTFSAVLTQLESGGIIATSDTSVRLPDFEPVLTAKQQSAADSLGRTLLDAGLNVPDADEFLRATGLPQAEAKEILEMLVYRGEVVKIAEGMYLHASTVTAAESTVRRFLEEKGKLTVSEFRDLTGTSRKYAVPLLEYFDSKRITRRVGDERVAGGR; encoded by the coding sequence ATGAAGAACATAATAGTCGGCACGGCGGGCCACGTAGATCACGGAAAGACGACGCTCATCCACGCCCTGACCGGCATCAATACCGATCGCCTGCGCGAAGAGCAGGAGCGCGGGATGACGATCGACCTCGGGTTCGCCAGCCTGACGCTCCCCAACGGGCAGCGGGTCGGGATCGTCGACGTCCCGGGCCACGAGCGCTTCCTCAAGAACATGCTCGCGGGAGCCGGAGGCGTAGACGTTGCGCTGATGGTGATCGCCGCCGATGAGTCAGTCATGCCCCAGACGACCGAGCACCTGGAGATCCTGCAACTCCTCGAGGTGAAGCGCGGAGTGATCGCGCTCACCAAGGCCGATCTGGTCGAAGAGGAGTGGCTCGCCGTCGTCGCAGACGACATCCGCGCGGGACTGGCTGACACATTCCTCGCGGACGCGCCGATACTCCCTGTATCGGGCACGACCGGAATGGGCATGCCGGAACTGCTCGATGCGCTTCAGACCGCATGCGATGCCGTCGAGAGGCGAGACTCCTCGGGTGCGTTCCGCATCCCGATCGACCGCGTGTTCACCCTAACCGGCTTCGGCACCGTGATCACCGGTACCCTCGCGTCCGGCACGATCCGCGTCGGCGACCCCGTCGAGGTGCTGCCGCCCGGGCTCGAATCGAGGGCGAGGCAGATACAGGTCCATGGGCAGAAGGTGGACCAGGCCGAGGCGGGGACCAGAGTCGCCGTGAACCTCGCCGGCATTGAGGTCGCCGACCTCGCCCGGGGTGACGTCGTCGCGACCCCGGGCACGCTCAAGGCGTCGGCGGTACTCGACGTAAGGATCTCCCTGCTTGGCAAGACACCCCACCCTCTGAAGAACCGTGCCCGTGTCAGATTCCACGCGGGGACGGCGGAGATCCTCGGGCGACTGACACTCCTCGACCGCGACGAGTTGAAGTCCGGCGACGCCGCCTACGCTCAGTTCAGGGCCGAGACCCCAACGGCGGTATCCAGAGGCGACCGGTTCGTCATCCGCTCGTACTCCCCGATGGTGACAATCGGCGGCGGAGTGGTGGTCGATGCGGCCGCGCGAAAGCACAAGCGGTTCGATGCGGGCACGATCAGTTCCCTGGATACCGCCTCCAGGGGCACGCCCGAGGAGCTTCTGGAACAGATGCTAAAGCAGGCGGTCGCGGGGATCGCGCCTCCGGAACTGCTGAAGAAGGCCGAGATACCGAACCCCGAGGCCCTACTCGAATCGCTCCGGCGCGCTGGGAGAGCCGTGACACTCAACGGCGGGAAGCTGATCCACGCGTCGGTCCTGTCGCAGTATTCGTCGAGAATGAAGGCGACGCTCAGTGATTTCCACGCCAGGCATCCGCTCCGGCCGGGCATGTCAAGAGAGGAACTCCGAGGCGCAACCGCCAGGGGGATGGACAACCGCACGTTCAGCGCCGTACTCACGCAGCTGGAGTCGGGGGGAATCATCGCAACATCCGACACCTCCGTTCGGCTACCGGACTTCGAGCCGGTACTGACGGCCAAACAGCAGTCGGCCGCAGACTCCCTCGGGCGCACTCTCCTTGACGCTGGGCTGAACGTCCCGGACGCCGACGAGTTCCTCCGCGCAACCGGCCTCCCTCAGGCTGAGGCGAAGGAGATCCTGGAGATGCTCGTCTACCGGGGCGAGGTCGTGAAGATCGCCGAGGGAATGTACCTGCATGCTTCGACGGTGACGGCGGCCGAATCGACCGTCCGCAGGTTCCTCGAGGAGAAGGGGAAGCTCACCGTCAGCGAGTTCCGCGACCTCACCGGCACGAGCCGCAAGTACGCCGTCCCGCTCTTGGAGTACTTCGACTCGAAGCGCATCACCCGCCGCGTCGGCGACGAACGCGTGGCCGGAGGGCGATAA
- a CDS encoding Gfo/Idh/MocA family oxidoreductase, with amino-acid sequence MSERKIKAAVLGYGASFNMGKSHAKWMNDTGRIETIAACDIDPPRMDAAAEDYPGIETYLHIDDLLDRSDAELIAVITPHNTHAELAVAALEAGRHVVVEKPMCLSVAEATAMIEAARRNKVTLTTFHNRRHDGDFKAIKEVLDRGTIGEVFELEAFMGGYSKPRDWWRSDKAISGGCMYDWGAHFVDWILNFIPEAMESVTGFFHKRVWHEVTNEDQGRAIIRFKSGATADLTISSIAYAGEPRFRILGTRGAIIDHWGGSFKVITDVDGVRVEGDVKYQEGTWPLYYVNLAAHLLDGAPLEVTPESSRRIIAVFETAEKSAISGKTEPVPFE; translated from the coding sequence ATGAGCGAAAGGAAGATCAAGGCCGCCGTGCTCGGATACGGGGCCTCGTTCAACATGGGCAAGTCCCATGCCAAGTGGATGAACGACACAGGGCGGATTGAAACGATCGCTGCCTGCGATATTGACCCTCCCCGCATGGACGCCGCAGCCGAGGACTACCCCGGCATCGAGACGTATCTGCACATTGACGACCTTCTCGACCGAAGCGATGCGGAGTTGATTGCGGTCATCACTCCACACAACACACATGCCGAGCTTGCGGTCGCCGCGCTCGAGGCCGGAAGGCACGTCGTAGTCGAGAAGCCGATGTGCCTCTCCGTCGCCGAGGCAACCGCGATGATCGAGGCTGCTCGCAGGAACAAGGTCACGCTCACCACCTTCCACAACCGCAGGCATGACGGCGACTTCAAGGCGATCAAGGAAGTGCTCGATAGGGGCACGATCGGCGAGGTCTTCGAGTTGGAGGCCTTCATGGGCGGCTACAGCAAGCCCCGTGACTGGTGGCGGTCAGACAAGGCGATCTCCGGCGGATGCATGTATGACTGGGGCGCCCATTTCGTGGACTGGATCCTGAACTTCATCCCGGAGGCGATGGAGAGCGTGACTGGATTCTTCCACAAACGGGTCTGGCACGAGGTCACCAATGAGGACCAGGGCCGAGCGATCATCCGTTTCAAGAGCGGAGCCACCGCCGATCTGACGATCTCTTCCATCGCGTACGCGGGAGAGCCGAGGTTCAGAATCCTGGGCACAAGAGGGGCGATCATAGATCACTGGGGCGGGAGTTTCAAGGTCATCACCGACGTAGACGGGGTGCGCGTTGAAGGCGATGTGAAGTATCAGGAGGGAACATGGCCTCTGTACTACGTAAACCTTGCCGCTCACCTGCTGGACGGAGCACCTCTCGAGGTAACGCCAGAGTCCTCGCGGCGCATCATAGCGGTCTTCGAAACCGCCGAGAAGTCGGCGATCAGCGGGAAGACAGAGCCGGTGCCGTTCGAATAG
- the folK gene encoding 2-amino-4-hydroxy-6-hydroxymethyldihydropteridine diphosphokinase, whose protein sequence is MAVVYLGLGSNLDDPKANLCEVVEKLSARPDVRVIRLSSLYLTTPIGFADQPDFLNAVAVIETDLSPADMHAYARDVEDQMGRTRNFLWGPRVIDVDLLLWDSEEICTPDLTIPHPRTLERAFVLQPLSEVAPDLVLPDGRRVQDVLDQLGDQGVVRLPETDQWQCTDMR, encoded by the coding sequence TTGGCTGTCGTCTACCTAGGTCTCGGATCGAATCTTGATGACCCTAAGGCGAACCTCTGCGAGGTTGTCGAGAAGCTATCCGCTCGTCCCGACGTTAGAGTCATACGGCTCTCGTCGCTATATCTCACGACTCCCATCGGGTTTGCGGATCAGCCGGATTTCCTCAACGCGGTAGCTGTAATCGAGACCGATCTGTCGCCGGCCGATATGCATGCGTATGCCAGGGATGTCGAAGATCAGATGGGCCGCACCCGAAATTTTCTGTGGGGTCCGAGAGTCATAGATGTTGACCTGCTCCTCTGGGACTCTGAGGAGATATGCACCCCGGATCTAACGATTCCGCACCCGCGGACGCTGGAACGTGCCTTCGTCCTGCAGCCGCTCTCGGAGGTTGCGCCGGACTTGGTGCTGCCAGATGGACGAAGGGTTCAGGATGTGCTCGACCAACTCGGCGACCAGGGCGTGGTGAGACTGCCGGAGACCGACCAGTGGCAATGTACCGATATGAGGTGA
- a CDS encoding J domain-containing protein — protein sequence MALKKTYYEILGVPRAASQEVIKKRYRQLVRKHHPDVAEDKRAAAGAFLEITEAYQVLTNADRRVIYDAELDRNITEVAPRPARPHASGAKASQSVRTRASGTRPRSGRGADTARVQRLIKQAESSYSRGQLWAALDAAKSAASMDPRNAPAHVIMGDVYRMQGRVDEAVSMYTLALQFDPRNADAMDKLDKAMRRSRKAQSPAASEDRKQVLKTGVGLVVGSLGTLVLFMLYFSPGEPIPWLKDHLPVVGAWTGMLVTALLGMGALIGFTLSMTESLRSLDDELVFQTISAGKRLTYPVGLLLILFSLFNFYAAVVIYVLGGIIQDAMSSSVMKSFVATALVVVVVAVFFPVGARQVLIWGGNLVFPAMLLGWALGDMVKPWG from the coding sequence ATGGCTCTGAAGAAGACGTACTACGAGATACTGGGCGTACCGCGTGCGGCCTCTCAGGAGGTCATCAAGAAGCGGTATCGGCAGTTGGTGCGCAAGCACCATCCCGATGTCGCCGAGGACAAGCGCGCCGCTGCGGGTGCCTTCCTGGAGATCACTGAGGCCTATCAGGTACTCACGAACGCGGACCGGCGCGTCATATACGATGCCGAACTGGATCGGAACATCACGGAAGTCGCTCCCCGTCCGGCGCGGCCGCATGCGTCAGGCGCCAAGGCATCCCAGTCTGTGCGTACCCGCGCATCTGGAACCCGGCCGCGCAGTGGTCGGGGTGCCGACACGGCCAGGGTGCAGCGGCTGATCAAGCAGGCCGAATCCTCCTACAGCCGCGGTCAGCTATGGGCGGCGCTTGACGCAGCCAAGTCGGCGGCCTCGATGGATCCCAGAAACGCTCCGGCGCATGTGATTATGGGTGACGTCTATAGGATGCAGGGACGCGTTGACGAGGCCGTGTCGATGTACACCCTCGCGCTCCAGTTCGATCCGAGGAACGCCGATGCGATGGATAAGCTGGACAAGGCGATGCGTCGTAGCCGAAAGGCGCAGTCACCTGCCGCTTCCGAAGACCGCAAGCAGGTGCTCAAGACCGGGGTCGGCCTCGTCGTCGGGTCGCTCGGCACGCTCGTGCTCTTCATGCTATACTTCTCTCCGGGCGAACCGATACCGTGGCTGAAGGATCATCTGCCCGTCGTCGGAGCCTGGACGGGGATGTTGGTCACGGCCCTGCTCGGCATGGGTGCCTTGATCGGATTCACATTGAGCATGACGGAGAGCCTGAGGTCGCTCGACGACGAACTCGTCTTCCAGACGATCTCCGCGGGCAAGAGACTGACCTACCCGGTCGGTCTCCTGCTCATCCTGTTCAGTCTGTTCAATTTCTATGCGGCGGTGGTGATTTACGTGCTCGGGGGTATCATCCAGGACGCGATGTCGTCCTCGGTGATGAAGTCTTTCGTGGCGACAGCTCTCGTCGTAGTAGTCGTCGCCGTGTTCTTCCCTGTGGGGGCCAGGCAGGTTCTCATCTGGGGCGGTAACCTGGTATTCCCGGCCATGCTGCTCGGCTGGGCGCTGGGCGATATGGTAAAGCCATGGGGGTAG
- a CDS encoding type II secretion system F family protein: MAMYRYEVIDRAGKVLSGVMNASSEEDVRRNLSAKGYAIRLVIGPPAPAIPVPCAPRASAPMAKFPQSAASAPPAEIASFLRQAQSFLHSGVGLYDAMIRMRDQTRSPAMRRLLDAMGCRVQAGIPLSQAMGELPRAFPAHVAGVTAAGELGGFLPAVLGEIALDYEIEQKSSSRWVKWTRDLLWINCIGVLFLVPAMPNLPVIATEGFSGYLRAYVSDVMKYVVPPVVIGLVAWAALRSFLRRAESRPLADSAVLRVPWFGRASRDRSLANFTRMLWRLQAAGILPIQAWEAASKAANNTVIAANLSRRVAALRSGAKLSEAMSESGLFRDDDIRLLGAGEVSGHTTDILGRIAAHYGHAAMRSAGRVQGLGLHIAVLANILALMAIVLSNIQYVLNSISMVEREFEPMIWLFFPIK, translated from the coding sequence GTGGCAATGTACCGATATGAGGTGATTGACCGGGCCGGCAAGGTGCTGTCCGGGGTGATGAACGCATCGTCGGAGGAAGACGTGCGTCGGAATCTTTCTGCGAAGGGCTATGCCATTCGCTTGGTGATCGGTCCGCCCGCTCCCGCAATCCCTGTTCCCTGCGCGCCCAGGGCGTCGGCCCCGATGGCGAAGTTCCCTCAAAGCGCCGCGTCAGCCCCCCCGGCGGAAATCGCATCATTTCTGCGCCAAGCCCAGTCGTTTCTTCACTCGGGCGTCGGCCTCTACGATGCGATGATCCGCATGCGCGACCAGACGCGCAGTCCTGCCATGCGCCGGCTGCTTGACGCGATGGGGTGCCGAGTCCAGGCCGGCATACCGCTGAGTCAGGCGATGGGTGAGTTACCTCGGGCCTTCCCGGCCCATGTTGCCGGTGTGACCGCGGCGGGCGAGCTCGGTGGCTTTCTCCCTGCCGTGCTCGGCGAGATTGCCCTCGACTACGAGATCGAGCAGAAGTCCTCCTCGCGCTGGGTCAAGTGGACTCGAGATCTGCTGTGGATCAACTGCATCGGAGTGCTCTTCTTGGTGCCGGCGATGCCGAACCTTCCGGTGATTGCGACCGAGGGGTTCTCCGGCTATCTGCGGGCCTACGTCTCCGACGTGATGAAGTACGTCGTACCGCCTGTTGTCATAGGGCTGGTCGCGTGGGCGGCGCTGCGATCGTTCCTGCGACGAGCCGAGTCGCGCCCACTTGCGGACTCAGCGGTTCTGCGAGTCCCGTGGTTCGGACGTGCGAGCCGCGATCGGTCGCTGGCGAACTTCACGCGGATGCTCTGGAGGCTGCAGGCGGCTGGGATACTCCCGATCCAGGCGTGGGAAGCCGCTTCGAAGGCGGCGAACAACACGGTAATCGCGGCAAATCTGAGTCGCCGTGTGGCCGCTCTACGTTCGGGGGCGAAGTTGAGCGAGGCGATGTCCGAGTCCGGACTGTTCCGCGACGACGACATACGGCTGCTGGGCGCCGGTGAGGTCTCCGGGCACACAACCGATATCCTCGGCAGGATCGCGGCGCACTATGGGCACGCCGCGATGCGGTCCGCGGGCCGAGTGCAGGGACTGGGTTTGCACATAGCGGTGCTGGCGAATATCCTCGCGCTGATGGCGATCGTGCTTAGCAACATCCAGTACGTATTGAACTCGATCTCAATGGTGGAACGCGAGTTCGAGCCGATGATATGGCTGTTTTTTCCTATAAAGTGA
- the panB gene encoding 3-methyl-2-oxobutanoate hydroxymethyltransferase: MNGKKVTTRSIVEKKGRGEKITALTAYDFPTARLLDQAGVDVVLVGDSLGEVVLGMESTLPVTLDMMIHHATAVSRGVERALVVGDMPFMTYQISPEEALRNAGLYMQEAGIHAVKLEGGRTVSDAVRLIVDAGIPVMGHLGYTPQSKYKFGGPRIQGRTQAEAERILSDARELEAAGVFAIVLEVIPQDLAREVTAAVSVPTIGIGAGPYCDGQVLVVNDVIGLTLNGTPRHAKRYADLGLAMTAAFTEYVREVTQGVFPGEQKEPL; the protein is encoded by the coding sequence ATGAACGGCAAGAAGGTCACAACAAGAAGCATCGTTGAGAAGAAGGGCAGGGGAGAGAAGATCACCGCCCTCACTGCCTACGACTTCCCTACTGCCAGATTGCTCGATCAGGCAGGAGTGGATGTCGTCCTTGTCGGCGATTCTCTGGGCGAGGTCGTCCTGGGCATGGAGAGCACCCTGCCGGTCACCCTCGACATGATGATACACCATGCGACTGCCGTCAGTCGGGGGGTCGAGCGCGCGCTCGTCGTAGGCGACATGCCGTTCATGACCTATCAGATCAGCCCCGAAGAGGCGCTTCGCAACGCCGGACTCTACATGCAGGAGGCGGGCATCCACGCAGTCAAGCTGGAGGGCGGCCGCACGGTGTCGGATGCGGTGAGGCTCATCGTGGACGCCGGCATCCCGGTGATGGGACATCTCGGATATACCCCGCAGTCAAAGTACAAGTTCGGCGGCCCGCGAATACAGGGCCGGACGCAGGCGGAGGCGGAGCGGATACTGAGCGATGCGCGGGAACTGGAGGCGGCCGGCGTGTTTGCCATCGTCCTCGAGGTGATTCCGCAGGACCTGGCGCGGGAAGTGACTGCAGCGGTGTCTGTGCCGACGATCGGGATTGGTGCGGGGCCGTATTGCGACGGCCAGGTGCTGGTAGTGAACGATGTGATCGGCCTCACGCTGAACGGCACTCCCAGACACGCCAAGCGATATGCCGATCTCGGCTTGGCGATGACGGCCGCTTTCACGGAGTATGTGAGAGAGGTCACGCAAGGCGTTTTCCCCGGTGAGCAAAAGGAGCCTCTGTGA